In Planctomycetia bacterium, one DNA window encodes the following:
- a CDS encoding PEP-CTERM sorting domain-containing protein (PEP-CTERM proteins occur, often in large numbers, in the proteomes of bacteria that also encode an exosortase, a predicted intramembrane cysteine proteinase. The presence of a PEP-CTERM domain at a protein's C-terminus predicts cleavage within the sorting domain, followed by covalent anchoring to some some component of the (usually Gram-negative) cell surface. Many PEP-CTERM proteins exhibit an unusual sequence composition that includes large numbers of potential glycosylation sites. Expression of one such protein has been shown restore the ability of a bacterium to form floc, a type of biofilm.) codes for MSWNLRTTRAGMGFVLGLVGCVISTSPAFGQNRYFPPNTPYVLPNGVTVQSYGNNFTQFDREVTDNVKNLNAGTIRFDYNTWNAAGNPSPGGGGALTGGFFMADGITVKPGFALHWVQIVGRDTTTNGANDWGFNPQNQNGPFPDADATTPVYPYESLLPGVNPNPAPTLGFTDFPARPYAWGHQDWFAELALTCIANNPGPDGFRESRVIGSFFWGFEVIVQPGGNNLIGRIEPSLWGTAGATNDFITTMNEYYDGMSPDGQVTPRHRFENNSNCFVPEPAAGMLLLVAAGLALRRRSRCA; via the coding sequence ATGTCTTGGAATCTGCGAACGACGCGCGCGGGGATGGGGTTCGTGTTGGGCCTTGTTGGATGCGTCATCTCAACAAGTCCGGCCTTCGGTCAAAATCGTTACTTCCCGCCGAACACGCCCTACGTCCTGCCGAACGGCGTCACCGTCCAGTCCTACGGCAATAACTTCACCCAGTTTGATCGCGAGGTCACGGACAACGTCAAGAACCTCAACGCCGGCACGATCAGGTTTGATTACAACACGTGGAACGCCGCCGGCAACCCCTCCCCGGGCGGAGGCGGCGCGCTGACCGGCGGCTTCTTCATGGCCGACGGCATCACCGTCAAGCCCGGCTTTGCGCTGCATTGGGTTCAGATTGTCGGACGCGACACCACCACCAACGGCGCCAATGACTGGGGCTTTAATCCGCAGAATCAGAACGGCCCGTTCCCCGACGCGGATGCGACGACACCTGTCTATCCGTACGAAAGCCTGCTTCCAGGCGTCAATCCCAACCCCGCGCCCACGCTCGGTTTCACCGATTTCCCGGCCCGGCCGTATGCTTGGGGCCATCAGGACTGGTTTGCCGAGCTGGCACTCACCTGCATTGCCAACAATCCGGGACCGGACGGATTCCGGGAGAGCCGCGTGATCGGCTCGTTCTTCTGGGGGTTCGAAGTCATTGTTCAACCAGGCGGAAATAATCTCATCGGCCGGATTGAGCCGTCCCTGTGGGGGACCGCCGGTGCGACCAACGACTTCATCACCACCATGAATGAATACTACGACGGCATGTCGCCCGACGGCCAGGTGACGCCGCGCCACCGCTTCGAGAATAACTCGAACTGCTTTGTGCCGGAGCCGGCGGCCGGCATGCTGCTTCTCGTTGCCGCGGGATTGGCGCTTCGCCGGCGTTCGCGCTGTGCCTGA
- a CDS encoding dienelactone hydrolase family protein: MSTRKGLKRVIASDGRGMARDEASVWIIRSSAERRVRVMAAAVGLAVAVFWSPVTYAGPDEKPASLTALQKQLRSEYRSGNYEAALKTAEKIQAMQPNEVYAMYNVACMNCLLGKHDEAYKWLEKAIDAGYRDADGLIEDSDFRTIRGEDRFRALIRRIRAATSDTTKHGGGVADVRKKDPPAPEKKAGNRQPEDEDEGDKPKPETKPKKVVKKLSPQEASEKINELTQELIKVSSEGDKDKALDLATKAYEIAKASEVGGLISLTSYNMACMHALKKNTDEAFKYLEEAIGAGGGFTRDMAAQMEGDSDLDHIRKDARYKKLLEKAKNLRPPAARVGQRGSADKKVGFRYEVTTPKGLNKSKAAPLVVALHGFGSSAMEEKETWREAAARVGAILLTPQGTNQRGSSYNWGDNLDEIEENIMSAIDDVMDKQNIDKKKIVIAGFSQGGQIAYALALRNPDTFCGVIPVCGLCKESESSFDDDAVKNLRVCILYGSDDEDEILDSNRKAAEKFKQSGAKVSVKAYDGGHAYPSDADEMLADALKFVLNK, encoded by the coding sequence ATGAGTACGCGCAAGGGGTTGAAGCGGGTCATCGCCTCGGACGGCAGGGGGATGGCGAGGGATGAGGCATCCGTCTGGATCATTCGGTCGTCGGCGGAGCGGCGCGTGCGCGTGATGGCGGCGGCTGTCGGTTTGGCGGTGGCTGTGTTTTGGTCGCCGGTGACGTATGCCGGGCCGGATGAGAAGCCGGCGAGTCTGACCGCGTTACAGAAGCAACTTCGCAGCGAGTATCGCAGCGGGAATTACGAAGCGGCGCTGAAGACCGCCGAGAAGATTCAGGCGATGCAGCCGAATGAAGTGTACGCGATGTACAACGTGGCGTGCATGAACTGCCTGCTCGGGAAGCATGATGAGGCCTACAAGTGGCTGGAGAAGGCGATCGATGCGGGCTATCGCGACGCCGACGGGCTGATCGAGGATTCGGATTTCCGCACGATTCGCGGCGAAGATCGATTCCGCGCGCTGATTCGGCGCATTCGAGCGGCGACCTCGGACACAACGAAGCACGGCGGCGGCGTGGCCGACGTGCGCAAGAAGGACCCTCCCGCACCGGAGAAAAAGGCCGGCAATCGGCAACCCGAGGATGAGGACGAAGGCGACAAGCCGAAGCCGGAAACCAAGCCGAAGAAAGTGGTCAAGAAGCTGTCGCCGCAGGAGGCGAGCGAGAAAATCAACGAGCTGACGCAGGAATTGATCAAGGTTTCCAGCGAGGGAGATAAAGACAAGGCGCTGGATTTGGCGACCAAGGCGTATGAGATCGCCAAAGCGTCCGAGGTGGGCGGGTTGATTTCGCTCACGTCGTACAACATGGCGTGCATGCACGCGTTGAAGAAGAACACCGACGAAGCGTTCAAGTATCTGGAGGAAGCCATCGGCGCCGGCGGGGGGTTTACGCGTGATATGGCGGCGCAGATGGAGGGCGACAGCGACCTGGACCACATCCGCAAGGACGCGCGCTACAAGAAGCTGCTGGAGAAGGCCAAGAATCTGCGGCCGCCGGCGGCGCGCGTCGGTCAGCGCGGCTCGGCCGACAAGAAGGTCGGATTCCGTTACGAAGTAACAACGCCCAAGGGGTTGAACAAGAGCAAGGCGGCGCCGCTGGTTGTGGCGTTGCACGGGTTCGGCAGTTCGGCAATGGAGGAGAAGGAAACGTGGCGCGAAGCGGCGGCGCGCGTCGGGGCGATTCTGTTGACGCCACAGGGGACGAATCAGCGCGGCTCGTCGTACAACTGGGGCGACAACCTCGACGAGATCGAGGAGAACATCATGTCGGCGATCGACGACGTGATGGACAAGCAGAACATCGACAAGAAGAAGATCGTCATCGCCGGGTTCTCACAGGGCGGGCAGATCGCGTACGCCCTGGCGCTGCGTAATCCCGATACCTTCTGCGGCGTGATTCCGGTTTGTGGTCTCTGCAAGGAGTCGGAATCGTCCTTTGATGACGACGCGGTGAAAAACCTGCGCGTGTGCATCCTCTATGGCTCGGACGACGAGGACGAAATCCTCGACTCCAACAGGAAGGCGGCCGAGAAGTTCAAGCAAAGCGGCGCGAAGGTCTCGGTCAAGGCCTACGACGGCGGCCATGCCTATCCCTCCGACGCGGACGAGATGCTGGCCGACGCGCTGAAGTTCGTCCTGAACAAGTAA
- a CDS encoding tryptophanase yields the protein MKTIIEPFRIKSVEPIRMTTREQRERILREAHFNLFRVPAEDVLIDLLTDSGTGAMSSEQWAGIMRGDESYAGAASFFRFQDRITELTGFEHVLPTHQGRASERILFELVGGPGKVVPNNAHFDTTRANVEHSGARAVDLPIPEAADPANRHPFKGNMDVAALRRLIAEVGADRIPLVMMTITNNSGGGQPVSLENLRAVKAVCREQGLPLFLDACRFAENAYLIKQREPGMADRSIREIVHEVFALADGATISAKKDGLVNIGGLLLLRDEKLLHAASNLLILTEGFITYGGLAGRDLEAMAQGFEEVVQEDYLAYRIRSVEYLGEKLSAIGIPIVQPPGGHAIYLDAAAMCPQIPAHQFPGQAVVCALFRTGGIRAVEIGSVMFGAKTGSPAPSLPAVPQPPKRPRLELVRLALPRRVYTQSHIDYVIEAASEVHEHRRALRGLRMTYEPPVLRHFTARFEEIETAG from the coding sequence ATGAAGACGATCATCGAGCCGTTTCGGATCAAGTCGGTCGAGCCGATTCGAATGACCACGCGGGAGCAGCGGGAGCGCATCCTGCGCGAGGCACATTTCAATCTCTTCCGCGTACCGGCGGAGGACGTGCTGATCGATTTGCTTACCGATAGCGGCACGGGGGCGATGTCGTCGGAGCAGTGGGCCGGCATCATGCGCGGCGACGAGTCCTATGCCGGCGCGGCGAGTTTCTTCCGGTTTCAGGATCGCATCACCGAGCTGACCGGCTTTGAACATGTATTGCCGACGCATCAGGGCCGTGCGAGCGAACGCATCCTCTTCGAACTCGTGGGCGGGCCGGGCAAAGTGGTCCCCAATAACGCCCATTTCGACACGACGCGCGCAAACGTCGAGCATTCCGGCGCGCGGGCGGTCGATCTGCCGATTCCCGAAGCGGCCGATCCGGCCAACCGCCATCCGTTCAAGGGCAACATGGATGTGGCGGCGCTGCGCCGGCTGATCGCGGAGGTCGGAGCGGATCGCATCCCGCTCGTGATGATGACCATCACGAACAACAGCGGCGGCGGGCAGCCGGTGAGCCTCGAGAACCTGCGAGCGGTGAAGGCGGTGTGCCGCGAACAGGGCCTGCCGTTATTTCTCGACGCATGTCGCTTTGCAGAGAACGCCTACCTCATCAAGCAGCGCGAGCCGGGCATGGCCGACCGCTCGATCCGCGAGATCGTGCACGAGGTCTTCGCGCTGGCCGACGGCGCGACGATCAGCGCCAAGAAGGACGGACTGGTCAACATCGGCGGATTGCTTCTGCTGCGCGACGAGAAGCTGCTTCACGCGGCCAGCAATCTGCTCATTCTCACCGAGGGGTTCATCACCTACGGCGGTCTGGCCGGGCGCGATCTCGAAGCGATGGCCCAGGGGTTCGAGGAGGTCGTGCAGGAGGACTATCTCGCCTATCGAATTCGCAGCGTGGAGTACCTCGGCGAGAAGTTGTCCGCCATCGGCATCCCGATCGTTCAGCCGCCCGGCGGCCATGCGATCTACCTCGATGCCGCCGCGATGTGCCCGCAGATCCCGGCGCATCAGTTTCCGGGCCAGGCAGTCGTGTGCGCACTTTTTCGCACGGGCGGCATTCGAGCCGTCGAGATCGGGAGCGTGATGTTCGGCGCGAAAACCGGCTCGCCCGCGCCGAGCTTACCCGCCGTCCCGCAGCCTCCGAAACGGCCTCGGCTCGAACTGGTGCGTCTGGCCTTGCCACGGCGGGTTTATACGCAGAGCCACATCGATTACGTCATCGAGGCCGCGAGCGAGGTCCACGAACATCGCCGAGCGCTTCGCGGACTTCGCATGACGTACGAGCCTCCCGTCCTGCGTCATTTCACGGCGCGGTTTGAAGAGATCGAAACCGCGGGTTGA